DNA from Bradysia coprophila strain Holo2 chromosome IV unlocalized genomic scaffold, BU_Bcop_v1 contig_81, whole genome shotgun sequence:
AGTGAGCAAAGGTTTTTTCTGTCGCTTTTTCTTTTTGAGACTGTAAAACGCTCTACGGCAGACTAGGTGACGGTGACGGTTGATTAACTAGAAATAAAGACTCCAAAAACAGTTGGCAATGTATGAAGTCCTACTTGACTTGCAACCAGTCGTAAAGTggttacgtaaaatatgtggcgCCCATATGGTGGACGGTTCCTTACCACAAAATCTGATAGATGAAAATCGATGTTTGTGGACGCAGTTTCATTTTGGAGCACTTTAGTGCTGACGGCAAATTCAGAATTGGATGCCATGGGATGGAAATATGCCTGACGGTATCCATCAGCGCCTCTTCTTCCCAATGTGATACTAAACACAGCATCTTTCCACTGGAACTGGAAACCAGTGACATTGTATTTCGTCAATTCCAGCTCATAGTCCAGATAAGGGTGAGTGAAAGTCCACATACGGTTGGACTCGAGGCTGCAATCGATTCCGTCATTATTGCCCTCTTTTCAACATATACATTTTTCTCGTTACCTGTAAACATACAACCTTTGTTGGAAAAGGTCTGGAATGTACGCGAACGCTCTGTCGCAATTGCTCTTGTCAACGTCAACCTTCAAACTGATCTTTCCGCGTCCAATCTCGCTTACAGAAGTCGGAATTTCAAAACGACGAACCACTTTGTCTGTATTTAAATCGATCACCCACACTGATGGCTGTTGGATCTGTTTCATTGGTTGTCCGGCTGAAATATGGAGataacaaaatgattttggcCTGTTAAGCCAGCCAGAGAACACTTTCGTTTCCATTCTTACTTTCCTGTATATGACCAGTATCGACGAACCACAATCGGCCGCAATCATCGACTCGAGTTCGGAAAACCGAAACAATTCGATTTTCGTCCGCTCTGTGTTCTAACTGTTGaaagtaacaattttgtgtctGGATCAATGGTTCAATATCTTTGGATCAAAGAGTTTGCTCAGTTGAGTGGCCCGTCTTACGTCAGACTGGCTACGAAAAGGCTTTTCGGACTATGtaagcaaaaaatttgttcgaacGGCCCTTCGAGCATCACTGGTCTGACACGACCGACTTACATGtaattcattagttttaaGATCCGGATATGGACGTAGGGCGGGACTACTTCCTATAGGCAAATCATCCGGAACATAATTTAGAGTTGACGGGATTCCAGGGGCAGTTCTTGGAACAGTTATGAAAAGTCTTCCGT
Protein-coding regions in this window:
- the LOC119072305 gene encoding L-dopachrome tautomerase yellow-f-like, with translation MKISRWYATLQLIVIYFVCSECNLVEFYRWKQVTYEGLPSDKVDGNSSNSFLNVYNIVPRGVTHYNGRLFITVPRTAPGIPSTLNYVPDDLPIGSSPALRPYPDLKTNELHLEHRADENRIVSVFRTRVDDCGRLWFVDTGHIQETGQPMKQIQQPSVWVIDLNTDKVVRRFEIPTSVSEIGRGKISLKVDVDKSNCDRAFAYIPDLFQQRLYVYSLESNRMWTFTHPYLDYELELTKYNVTGFQFQWKDAVFSITLGRRGADGYRQAYFHPMASNSEFAVSTKVLQNETASTNIDFHLSDFVVRNRPPYGRHIFYVTTLRLVASQVGLHTLPTVFGVFISS